A section of the Jaculus jaculus isolate mJacJac1 chromosome 6, mJacJac1.mat.Y.cur, whole genome shotgun sequence genome encodes:
- the LOC101613928 gene encoding SOSS complex subunit C-like, with amino-acid sequence MQNQSSTTHPGAGIALSRPSLNKDFQNHAEQRHIAAQQKAALQHAHARSSGYFITQDSAFGNLILPVLPLLDPE; translated from the coding sequence aTGCAAAACCAATCTTCAACAACTCATCCTGGAGCTGGCATTGCCCTCTCCAGACCCTCTCTCAACAAGGACTTCCAGAACCACGCTGAGCAGCGGCACATTGCAGCCCAACAGAAGGCGGCTTTGCAGCATGCGCATGCCCGTTCATCTGGATACTTCATAACGCAAGACTCTGCATTCGGGAATCTTATTCTTCCTGTGCTACCGCTCCTTGACCCAGAATGA